tctcctcctcccccgTGATGCTGCTGACCAGCTACACCGCGTAACCCAGGGAGTTCTCCAGCAGCCAGCGgaacctctggttctggtgtttTCCAAACTGGATCTTACAATGAGCCAGAACCAGGAACTGGTCACCAGGATCCCCTCCGTTCTGCCTCACAAAGGCAGCGGCCTCGGCCAGAACCTCCTCCTTACGCCGGGCCCTCCCGGCCACCACCACCGTACTCCTATTTGCCTCCTCAGTCGGCCCCATCAGGAGTCGACCCTGAGGAGTTTTACGCAACACGGGATACGCATACATGATCTAAAAGGAGAGCAGCATAAGCACAATGTGACTGGTAGAAATATCATTTGAAATATTGCACGATCATTACTCTGGATTTTTATGTCAATTTTTACAATCAGTATTTAAAGAACTTACAAATgagcagcagcatttattt
This portion of the Fundulus heteroclitus isolate FHET01 unplaced genomic scaffold, MU-UCD_Fhet_4.1 scaffold_43, whole genome shotgun sequence genome encodes:
- the LOC118560441 gene encoding kinesin-like protein KIF20B, which gives rise to MRKFAEDRERYCRQQSLLESKLLEKEAAMESWRKERDALVAALEVQLQKLLSSQAEKDKVIKELSEQSSKQPAEIMYAYPVLRKTPQGRLLMGPTEEANRSTVVVAGRARRKEEVLAEAAAFVRQNGGDPGDQFLVLAHCKIQFGKHQNQRFRWLLENSLGYAV